The following are encoded together in the Lathyrus oleraceus cultivar Zhongwan6 chromosome 3, CAAS_Psat_ZW6_1.0, whole genome shotgun sequence genome:
- the LOC127129455 gene encoding uncharacterized protein LOC127129455: MDSNIIYCQICSFQPKDPKLQDFLHVMQPRAKSKLWENDTSVVSNDGNNQAALNKDTDGTSIANHPILSDRKVVGLPNNPDSDKEEELEEHFSQFGGVSQVHLVVDKETKRSKGIAYIHFTVPDFAARALQESDNSIFQGRLLHVMPAIPRRSNNEENNVSKDQGTKTLKQRREEERKAAEASGDTRAWNSLFMRPDTIVENVARKYGVSKSDLLDREADDLAVRIALGETQVISETKNAFKKAGVNVEALEELAKGKVDGIKRSNHVILAKNLPYGATENELANMFGKFGSLDKIILPSTKTLALVVFLEAAEAKAAFRGLAYKRYK, encoded by the exons ATGGACTCTAACATAATTTACTGTCAAATTTGTTCCTTTCAGCCCAAGGACCCGAAGCTTCAAGATTTTCTTCATGTCATGCAACCTCGCGCAAAGTCTAAGCTGTGGGAAAACGACACTTCAGTTGTATCCAATGATGGTAACAACCAAGCAGCATTGAATAAAGATACGGATGGTACATCAATTGCAAACCATCCTATCTTAAGCGACAGAAAAGTAGTTGGATTACCAAATAATCCCGATTCCGACAA GGAGGAGGAACTGGAAGAGCATTTCAGTCAGTTTGGCGGTGTTTCACAGGTTCATTTAGTTGTTGATAAGGAAACGAAACGATCCAAGGGAATAGCTTATATTCATTTCACAGTTCCAGATTTTGCAGCCAG GGCGTTGCAAGAGTCAGACAATTCAATCTTCCAGGGAAGATTATTACATGTTATGCCAGCTATACCAAGACGTTCAAACAATGAAGA GAACAATGTTTCCAAGGATCAAGGAACAAAAACTCTCAAACAACGAAGAGAAGAAGAGAGGAAAGCAGCTGAAGCTAGTGGAGATACCAGAGCATGGAATAGTCTGTTCATGCGCCCTGATACA ATTGTAGAAAATGTTGCTCGGAAATATGGTGTTAGTAAAAGTGATTTACTGGATCGAGAAGCTGATGATCTTGCTGTACGTATTGCTCTGGGAGAAACACAAGTGATTTCAGAAACAAAAAATGCATTTAAAAAAGCTGGAGTGAACGTGGAAGCTTTGGAGGAGCTTGCGAAGGGTAAAGTTGATGGCATTAAAAGAAGTAACCATGTAATTTTAGCCAAGAATTTGCCCTATGGTGCTACCGAAAATGAACTTGCAAACATGTTTGGGAAATTTGGTAGTTTGGATAAAATAATTCTCCCCTCCACCAAAACATTGGCCCTG GTTGTTTTCCTTGAAGCAGCAGAAGCTAAAGCTGCTTTTAGAGGTTTAGCTTACAAGCGTTACAAGTAA